A stretch of DNA from Macrotis lagotis isolate mMagLag1 chromosome X, bilby.v1.9.chrom.fasta, whole genome shotgun sequence:
tgagataatgtaaatgCTTTAACtttaagtgctacataaatgtcaaCTCTTATTATCATTCCTTTTAACTAGCTCAAGTTGCCTCCTCAAGTTTTCCCATTCCCCTTCTCAGTACTATCCGTTGAACCCTCTCCTCTATTTTTAGGGACAACTGGCATTTCCTGGGTAAGGATGGTTATTATCTGACTCTATCCATAGGCTTCTGACTTCTGCTATTCTGCCCACTTTTCCTCCAAGTGGAGCATGCTCCTCACCAAAGTCATGGTGAGGAAACTAGAACCCTGGGGTCTACTACCCACCTTTTTGAATAACAGTGTATTTTCTTTAGCAAGGCCCTTCTGagaccttaatttctttttctgtaaaatgaagagatttggcCTAGATGCAAGGCTTTTATTTAGCCTTTATGTCATGGACCCTTCCAACAATCTGAAGAAGTGTGTGAATTCCTTTAGGGTaaggtttttaaatgcacaaaatatgtagattataaagaaaaacaattatgttGGAATAGTTATCAGAATATAaaaccccaagttaagaaccctaTGGCCTAGATGATGATTTCCCCAAGGTTCCTACTAGCTCTTGcattctaggattctctaagagTTGATAGACCAGGCTCCATCTGGCCCACGGTCCCTTTGGGAAATCACTGTAGCTGGGACTCAGAAAGAAGTTCAGCCAGGCCCATGCATATTAGTGGTGTAGACCACAGGCTTAGCTTAAGGGCAATTCATAGCTCTCTATTTCCACATGGTCCAATTTGGGGGGCTTAGAGCCTTATATAGCTATCAGCTATCATATTTCCTCCTATTGTGGAAACTTCTTTGGTGGCAGGATCCTGTTAGCTCTGGAGAGGCGGGTAGGGTTCCCATGACCTCCCCCCAACAATAGGATTGATTGATATCCACATCCTGCAATCCTTTCCTTCTAGTTCAAGCATATCTTTTAATGCCTGGGCCTGGATACTGGGGGCCAGGATCCCCAGGTTCCAGGCCTGTTTTTCTACTTGGTGCCTCATCTTCTCCCTCTTGTCATCCAGGGTGGTTCGCCCCAAACTTTGCTCAGCCTCATTGTGTGAGGACTTTGACATCctgggtggagggaaggggggcTTCCCCCATCCCTCCTCAAGCTGCTACCATCATGGCTCAGACCCTGCAGATGGAGATCCCCAACTTTGGCAACAGTATCCTGGAATGCTTGAATGAGCAACGGCTGCAGGGTCTCTACTGTGACGTGTCAGTGGTGGTAAAAGGCCATGCTTTCAAGGCCCACCGTGCTGTTCTGGCTGCCAGCAGCTCCTACTTCCGGGACCTTTTCAACAGCAGCAAGAGTGCAGTAGTGGAGCTGCCTGCCGCCGTGCAGCCCCAGTCATTCCAACAGATCCTTAGTTTCTGCTACACTGGCCGCCTCAGCATGAATGTGGGTGACCAGTTCCTCCTCATGTACACTGCTGGCTTCCTCCAGATCCAGGAGATCATGGAGAAGGGCACAGAATTTTTCCTCAAGGTGAGCTCACCCAGCTGTGATTCACAGGGCCTTCATGTGGAAGAAACGCCCTCATCAGAACCGCAAAGTCCGGTAGCCCAGACCTCCAGCTGGCCAGCTTGCAGCGCCCCACTCCCCCTTGTCTCTCGAGTTAAGACTGAGCAGCAAGAGTCAGACTCAGTTCAATGTACGCCTATAGCCAAGCGGTTATGGGACAGTGGCCAGAAAGAGAGTGGCAGCAATGGCAGCCGCAAAATGGCCAAGTTCTCAAGCCCTGACCTTGGAGGGAACAGGTCCCAGCAACCCCAGACCCTGGCACAACAACCTCAACAGCAGCAGGTGCCCCAGGGCATGGCACCAACCTCAGTGCCAGCAGGGACAGCGGGTATGGGGAGCGGGCCCAGCACATCAGAACGGACCAGTCCTGGGACATCTAGCGCCTACACTAGTGATAGTCCCAGTTCCTACCACAatgaggaggatgaggaggaagatGCAGGGGAGGAGGGCTCTGATGAGCAGTACCGCCAGATCTGCAACATGTACACGATGTACAGCATGATGAATGTAGGCCAGACAGGTGAGCGAGGGAGCCCCCAGGGACGGGGGAGGGAGGGGCTTAGCCCCGGGGAGGCCCTACAGCCCCCATCGGCACTCCCCTCCCCACTCTCTCCCCAGCTGAAAAAGTGGAGGCCCTGCCGGAGCAAGTGGCCTCTGAGTCCCGCAACCGAGTTCGGGTGCGGCAAGACCTGGCCTCACTGCCAGCTGAGCTCATCAACCAGATTGGCAATCGATGCCACCCAAAGCTCTACGATGAAGGTGACCCTGCTGAGAAGCTGGAGCTGGTTACAGGTGGGCCTGGGAGTCTTGAGTTGAGCCTACTTTGCTAAGTGTTCAATTAtgggttggggggtggggtagaaGGCTTGTTCAGCACTGCTGCTCCTGAATTTAAGGTCACAGTTTAGTTGGAGTAAGGATGAGTTCTTGACGAGCCTGTGAAAAACTATACTGGTAGTAAGTGAGTACTTAGCATGCCACCTGGGTGGGGGGCGACTGACAGGGTCAGGAAAGACTAGAGGAAGAGGCATTTGATCTGAGTCCTTTGAGGTAAGATGGTACGAATTGGGAGAGCCTTTCCAGGCTAAAGGAACCAGCTAGACTGGGTAGGAATCTTGGAGGAGGTGCTTGACCAGGCTTGAACAGGAGCAGTTGAGTTATGATGTCTCCTGAAATCTTTTCCCAGTCCTAGTTAGTTATCTGGGCTCTTTGACTCTTACCGTGTAGGTTCTCAATGTGTCTAAGCTCCTGCCTGGGCAGAATTCTATTTGCCTGGGGTGGATAGGGTTAAGGGAGCTAAGTGGGCTCTTGTGGGTTGGCCATTGGTCTAGAGGGATATATATGCCTTTGGGTCATCTGCCTGGCCTTTACTCAGCATGCaaatctttccccctcccccctcccaggCACCAATGTATACATCACAAGGGCACAGCTCATGAACTGCCACGTCAGTGCGGGCACAAGACACAAAGTCCTCCTTCGTCGTCTCCTTGCCTCCTTTTTTGACAGGTGAGGCCCAGTCTTCTCTTCACTTAAGAACAGCAAGCATGTGTTGAGGTCTTCTCTGCATCCAAGGAGTTCTGGGAGGGCCCAGGACACTTGGCCCCTCTGGAGGGAAGGGCTTAATGCCCTCTCTTGATCTGGGCTGACCAGGCTAAGGGTCCTATGGAGTTCAGCTCTGATCCCAATTCTCCCTCCAGGAACACTCTGGCCAACAGTTGTGGCACAGGCATCCGATCTTCCACCAATGACCCCAGGCGAAAACCCTTGGACAGCCGGGTCCTCCATGCTGTCAAGTGTAAGGACTCTGGGGCATGTTGGGAGGGAGGGAGCCCAGGGCTTGGGAAGTGGAGAGCTGGTCCCCTGGAGGGAAATGGGGCTGGTCCAGCTGCATTCATTCCTTGAGAAAACACTTAAGAGCCATTTTAGTGCTTAGCACATTTCTGTGTGAGGAAGACCATGGTGCTTAAggcttcccttccctcctctcccttcatCTCTCCCCAAGTCTACTGCCAGAACTTCGCCCCCAACTTTAAGGAGAGTGAGATGAATGCCATCGCAGCGGACATGTGCACCAATGCCCGAAGGGTGGTGCGTAAGAGCTGGATCCCCAAGCAGAAGTTCCATAAAGCTGAGGGCGATACATACATCACCTTCATCAATGACGCAGGCAGGGTGGAGCCCGACATGATGGGTGTGGAGCACGGCTTTGATACGGCCAGCCATGATGATGATGCTGGACCCTCAGCCGAAGCTCTCCAGTaacctttcccttcttccctaccCTGCCTGGCCTGGCCTTGCCTGGCCCGcaccccctttctctccctcttccccaaccGCAGGCTGCCCTTTGGCAAGCGTTCCCTCTGCCTTTCACCTGGGACTTTTGTTTATTCTTTGGTTAACATCCCCTTCTGTCCATGGTCCAGTTTGCCAGAGGGAACGTGTGATCACTGCACGCTGCTGTCTGTCCCATTCTCTCCCCTACTCCCCCCTCGGCACCACTTCTTTCCCAAGGGGCACAGCACCAAGGAGCAGAAATCCAGGAGGGCTGTGTGGTCCTATGGGCTAGGCTGAAGTGGAAAGTGTCTCTGATTTCTTGCCCCAATCCCTATTTCATGACAGGCACTGAGAGTGGCTGGGAGAGTGTCAGACATGgttttatttcctttactttttttttaaacactcaGAACgatctaactatatatatataaagagagagaaatctaTAGAcctagaaataatatatatatatatatatatacattataaaaatatttaccagGAAAGGAAAAGCATGTTCGTCCTAAAAGCAAGAGAAAACGAGTAACATACTGCCTCTCCGTGGCAAACACTCCccctcccaaccccccccccccccaagtcagtGCCCCTGTAGTATCTTCTGGAGTGGGCTTCAGGGATTTGGAATCTCACCCTGCTCTCCTGGAAGACTGCCCTTGGAGGCCAGAATCAGTCTCTGGCTCTCTTCATACTTTGTTCTTCCAGGCCTCCAGGCTGCCTTTCTGCCCTTCTCCTCTACAcagtctttgactttttttttttttatcttcgtTCTTCAACCCGTTTTTCCAGACACCTTCCcatctatttaattttattattgggATATCCTGTGGGATAGTAAGGGCAACTGACAGTAACTTCACTTAACAGGGAGGATATGGAGGTGTGTTCTtcacctcccctctccccttttccacCTCCCCAGGTAAAGTGATCTGACCAGTGTCAGAGCAAGAGAGTGGTGGGGTATATGGACTAGAACTTAGGTCTCCAGAGTGATCTTTCTTCCACCAGACTCCTTGAGTCTTTAACCCATGTTGGTTCTTTCTGGAGAACGGGGCAAAGACTGAATTGGGGAAGAGAGGTAGGGTGTGTGGGAGGGTGGGTGTGTTTCAGTGCAAATGAAAGAGATTGAAGTTCACTTgggtgggggtgtgtgtgtgtgtgtgtgtgtgtgtgtgttggctaGGGTAGGAATGATTTGAATGGTTTTTCTTTGGCAAAACACAAGATTGAATTGTTCCTGGGGAGAGGTGAAGCAGGGCTGGGAGAATAGGGAGCATGAGGCTTGGGAGGGGTTCACACTGAAGTCTGACCTCTTCCCTTGTGTGTACATGCATGTCTCCTGGACCTAGGAGGACCCTGGGCCTCTACTCCCCTGGCCAGTCCctatctttcctctgtccctgTCCCTGAAGCCCTGTgtacagacttttaaaaaataccttttgTAGCAGGTGTTAAGTCCTATGGAAATATCAAGACCTTTTGAGTTTTCAAACCAGTAGGAATGTGACTTcccctcccacctccctccccttccaTCTCCCAGCCTGGAGGCCTGGTAAGCTTAGTTTAGCTCCTGGGATCTAGAATGGGTTGGGGAGTGGGATGGGTAGAAATTTATCCACATACTATGGGCtttgttggtttttcttttaatgtgCCCTTCTACCTTTTATGGTCCTTATTTCTGCCAGTTCATGTCTTTCCCTCCAAGTATCTGGTATGTCCATCCTGGGCAGGCCCGATTAGGGGGTTCTGATTGTTAATTATTTTGATATAAGCTGATTTGTggctatttcttttccttaatgaaTAAGGATATTTTTTAGTTTGTATTATATGTGAACATGActcttggggggaggggcatcttttttttttttttttaaatgtgcctCCCTTGTCTTCTTCCCTATCATTCCCCTTTTGGGTCCCTCACAAACTCTCAGATACTGAGTGACCTCTCTCTCAAATAGGTAGGGTGCTCCTGCCTTATGGCCAAATCCCATACTGTTTCTAAACCTGTCATTGGTTCAGAGATTtggaggtggaggggagggaCTTTAAGGGGCATCTGGTTCAATTGAAGGTCCCAGAAGTTATGTATTGTCCCAGGCAGGGCTAGGACAAGAAGCTGACTCAAACTTTCAGGTCATTTCCTCTCCACCACACTGGGTCTGCTGGGGCTGAGCCACCTGAGGGTACCTGCAGAGTTCCTTCTACCTCCTCTCCAGACTTTATTGGAGAGATGCCACAGGGTCAGTGATGGCCCCCCTCGGCGCAGGCTCGGAGCAGAAGGGGTCTAGCTTTGTCAACAGCTCCATGGGTGCATCTCTTTTTGCTCCTGAGCTCGTGAGTCATCAATTATTTATCATGGGTCAGGAACAGACCCAAGAGCTGGGGAGAACATGAAGCAAAACGGGCCCTGCCCCAAAGGGCTTCTCTTCTTAGAGGAGACACAGAGTAAGAGCTCCTGAGAGTCTTGAGTGATTTAATCTGCCCCATTTCCTGAAGTGTCAGGGTTTGGGATGAAACCAGCTGTTGGCGCTGCCCTTGATATTTCTGCTGTTTGGGGATTGGGCTCCACTTGCAGGCAGTGTGAGAGGATGCCTCCCCTTCTCATCCTCTGACATCCTAGGACCTTGCCAGGGCCCAATATGCCCCACGGTGCTATCCACTCTGATAACTGAGGGGTCATCTGCAAGGTCTGGCTCTTTAGGATTTGGCAAGGGAAAGTAGTTGGGGAGACATGCACTTTGAAGGAGGTTCCATCCTTGGGACCTCAAGACTTAGGCACAGTGTATCTAGGACAGAGTCCCAGTTCAGAGAGGCTGCCAGTTATTCAAGGTggtggttgggggtggggtggggaattgGGAACTTTTTGAAGAGGCTATTTTAGGAAGATGTCTCCCTCCCCTATGTCTGATCTTTCCTAGCCCCTCAGgataaattctttataaatgacCCTACTTTTGGTGTCTGCtaagggagagaagggagcaagaaaatattttccctcAGCTGTGTACCCCCTCCCCAGCAAGAGTCCTCTTGTATCACATTCTGTATGTCCACTTCTCAGTCACTTTCCTAAGCCCCTAGGGAGGCACACAAGACCTTTCTTCCCCTAAAATATAAGCACCTTATCTGCCCTTCCCACCTCTAAACTGTTCTAATTCCCCTTCCCCAAATCTCCCAAAGCACAAGGCCCCTCAAGGTGTTCTAGCTAGGTTCACCTATGAGGTTCTGGGACCAAATTGGGGAAGGAGAAATCAGTAAGGAGGAGAGGCAGAGTGGGAGCCCCTTCTCACTTTGGTgcctggggtggggaggaaggacaGTATATGTATCCCTTATGTATTGTGGCCCCTGAATCCAGCTGTGAACCATGTAGCCTGTGGAGCTGCCTGTCATATTAATGAGGGTtgtggggggaaagggggtaGACCAGAGTTGAAATTGAGGCTGTCTACAGGCCACCATCAGCACATTCCTGGCCTCTGGTCCAGCTTAGGCTCTGGAACCTTTTGCACCAACACAAGCAGTGAGTGGGTGAGATTCAACTGCACTGGGCCTGAGCTTTTCCCTAAGGGTGATAGTTATTTCAGAGCGTCTTGCTTTGTCCCCTCTCTGCCCTTCTGCAACCCTTATTGGACCCCAGGTTCCTCCCTTCTTTTAGGCTGCAGCCTCTGCTTTCAGGAAAAAGTCATCAGGATCCCCTATTTTATACACCTGGAAGCTTAAAGGGGAGACCATTTAGCAATAAAGGAGGCAGCtgggtgggtgggagggagggggaatcTAAACAGAGGAGAGACCTGTGGATTTCCGAATTCTGGGGTTGTAAGCAAATGTGCCATGATAATGAGAACCATAGGTTTGGAGCTGAAAAGGACCTAGGGATCATCTTTTGGCCCCTAATGGTCCAAATGCCAAAAGGTGCAGAGAGCCTGGAATGGGTTTGAGGGACTGTGCTGAAGTGgactggggaggggggtgggggagttAGCTCCTCCCAGGAGAGCCAAAGACAAGGGTTGTGCCTTACCAAAGGGGGGCTGCTCCCCTCTCCCCCAGGGTCCTGctcttcactttcctttttcaAACATCCCTCATCTagcctcctccctcccccctgcccATTTGCCTTTCTGCTGAGCTGCATGGCCCAGGAATGCTGGGTGCTTTCTGCTGATGCTGCAGCTGCTTCTCCACCAACCACCCCCAGAAGTCAGGCCCAGAATCAAGTTTtccacaaaaaagggaaaaaaaagacaaaaaaaaataatcccccAGACCCTGGGGCTGCCAGGATTTGTCTGTGTGAAGTGCC
This window harbors:
- the NACC1 gene encoding nucleus accumbens-associated protein 1 isoform X4, coding for MRWFAPNFAQPHCVRTLTSWVEGRGASPIPPQAATIMAQTLQMEIPNFGNSILECLNEQRLQGLYCDVSVVVKGHAFKAHRAVLAASSSYFRDLFNSSKSAVVELPAAVQPQSFQQILSFCYTGRLSMNVGDQFLLMYTAGFLQIQEIMEKGTEFFLKVSSPSCDSQGLHVEETPSSEPQSPVAQTSSWPACSAPLPLVSRVKTEQQESDSVQCTPIAKRLWDSGQKESGSNGSRKMAKFSSPDLGGNRSQQPQTLAQQPQQQQVPQGMAPTSVPAGTAGMGSGPSTSERTSPGTSSAYTSDSPSSYHNEEDEEEDAGEEGSDEQYRQICNMYTMYSMMNVGQTAEKVEALPEQVASESRNRVRVRQDLASLPAELINQIGNRCHPKLYDEGDPAEKLELVTGTNVYITRAQLMNCHVSAGTRHKVLLRRLLASFFDRNTLANSCGTGIRSSTNDPRRKPLDSRVLHAVKFYCQNFAPNFKESEMNAIAADMCTNARRVVRKSWIPKQKFHKAEGDTYITFINDAGRVEPDMMGVEHGFDTASHDDDAGPSAEALQ
- the NACC1 gene encoding nucleus accumbens-associated protein 1 isoform X1, whose translation is MLPVESQRSGDIFSQFETSLRIQGRDKFVRPGEQRLGNERSGVWLSLSPSPGWFAPNFAQPHCVRTLTSWVEGRGASPIPPQAATIMAQTLQMEIPNFGNSILECLNEQRLQGLYCDVSVVVKGHAFKAHRAVLAASSSYFRDLFNSSKSAVVELPAAVQPQSFQQILSFCYTGRLSMNVGDQFLLMYTAGFLQIQEIMEKGTEFFLKVSSPSCDSQGLHVEETPSSEPQSPVAQTSSWPACSAPLPLVSRVKTEQQESDSVQCTPIAKRLWDSGQKESGSNGSRKMAKFSSPDLGGNRSQQPQTLAQQPQQQQVPQGMAPTSVPAGTAGMGSGPSTSERTSPGTSSAYTSDSPSSYHNEEDEEEDAGEEGSDEQYRQICNMYTMYSMMNVGQTAEKVEALPEQVASESRNRVRVRQDLASLPAELINQIGNRCHPKLYDEGDPAEKLELVTGTNVYITRAQLMNCHVSAGTRHKVLLRRLLASFFDRNTLANSCGTGIRSSTNDPRRKPLDSRVLHAVKFYCQNFAPNFKESEMNAIAADMCTNARRVVRKSWIPKQKFHKAEGDTYITFINDAGRVEPDMMGVEHGFDTASHDDDAGPSAEALQ
- the NACC1 gene encoding nucleus accumbens-associated protein 1 isoform X2 gives rise to the protein MLPVESQRSGDIFSQFETSLRIQGRDKFVRPGEQRLGNERSGWFAPNFAQPHCVRTLTSWVEGRGASPIPPQAATIMAQTLQMEIPNFGNSILECLNEQRLQGLYCDVSVVVKGHAFKAHRAVLAASSSYFRDLFNSSKSAVVELPAAVQPQSFQQILSFCYTGRLSMNVGDQFLLMYTAGFLQIQEIMEKGTEFFLKVSSPSCDSQGLHVEETPSSEPQSPVAQTSSWPACSAPLPLVSRVKTEQQESDSVQCTPIAKRLWDSGQKESGSNGSRKMAKFSSPDLGGNRSQQPQTLAQQPQQQQVPQGMAPTSVPAGTAGMGSGPSTSERTSPGTSSAYTSDSPSSYHNEEDEEEDAGEEGSDEQYRQICNMYTMYSMMNVGQTAEKVEALPEQVASESRNRVRVRQDLASLPAELINQIGNRCHPKLYDEGDPAEKLELVTGTNVYITRAQLMNCHVSAGTRHKVLLRRLLASFFDRNTLANSCGTGIRSSTNDPRRKPLDSRVLHAVKFYCQNFAPNFKESEMNAIAADMCTNARRVVRKSWIPKQKFHKAEGDTYITFINDAGRVEPDMMGVEHGFDTASHDDDAGPSAEALQ
- the NACC1 gene encoding nucleus accumbens-associated protein 1 isoform X3; the encoded protein is MLKLKPGPGWFAPNFAQPHCVRTLTSWVEGRGASPIPPQAATIMAQTLQMEIPNFGNSILECLNEQRLQGLYCDVSVVVKGHAFKAHRAVLAASSSYFRDLFNSSKSAVVELPAAVQPQSFQQILSFCYTGRLSMNVGDQFLLMYTAGFLQIQEIMEKGTEFFLKVSSPSCDSQGLHVEETPSSEPQSPVAQTSSWPACSAPLPLVSRVKTEQQESDSVQCTPIAKRLWDSGQKESGSNGSRKMAKFSSPDLGGNRSQQPQTLAQQPQQQQVPQGMAPTSVPAGTAGMGSGPSTSERTSPGTSSAYTSDSPSSYHNEEDEEEDAGEEGSDEQYRQICNMYTMYSMMNVGQTAEKVEALPEQVASESRNRVRVRQDLASLPAELINQIGNRCHPKLYDEGDPAEKLELVTGTNVYITRAQLMNCHVSAGTRHKVLLRRLLASFFDRNTLANSCGTGIRSSTNDPRRKPLDSRVLHAVKFYCQNFAPNFKESEMNAIAADMCTNARRVVRKSWIPKQKFHKAEGDTYITFINDAGRVEPDMMGVEHGFDTASHDDDAGPSAEALQ
- the NACC1 gene encoding nucleus accumbens-associated protein 1 isoform X5 yields the protein MAQTLQMEIPNFGNSILECLNEQRLQGLYCDVSVVVKGHAFKAHRAVLAASSSYFRDLFNSSKSAVVELPAAVQPQSFQQILSFCYTGRLSMNVGDQFLLMYTAGFLQIQEIMEKGTEFFLKVSSPSCDSQGLHVEETPSSEPQSPVAQTSSWPACSAPLPLVSRVKTEQQESDSVQCTPIAKRLWDSGQKESGSNGSRKMAKFSSPDLGGNRSQQPQTLAQQPQQQQVPQGMAPTSVPAGTAGMGSGPSTSERTSPGTSSAYTSDSPSSYHNEEDEEEDAGEEGSDEQYRQICNMYTMYSMMNVGQTAEKVEALPEQVASESRNRVRVRQDLASLPAELINQIGNRCHPKLYDEGDPAEKLELVTGTNVYITRAQLMNCHVSAGTRHKVLLRRLLASFFDRNTLANSCGTGIRSSTNDPRRKPLDSRVLHAVKFYCQNFAPNFKESEMNAIAADMCTNARRVVRKSWIPKQKFHKAEGDTYITFINDAGRVEPDMMGVEHGFDTASHDDDAGPSAEALQ